A DNA window from Hypomesus transpacificus isolate Combined female chromosome 24, fHypTra1, whole genome shotgun sequence contains the following coding sequences:
- the LOC124486629 gene encoding TELO2-interacting protein 2-like isoform X2 — MPCLWDLLPMLEKSPVLTVASWRPNRYDAVLRLVLSHMEVEHKLPLRRVYAGILPLFIDRATAQPPRLHLCPWRCDGPEEQSRIAILDALEKTITVAWSRWHVRGLADVSSEDTSAAVDNHVAGKDNMPDINTAG; from the exons aTGCCATGCCTGTGGGATTTGCTGCCGATGTTGGAAAAGTCCCCTGTGCTCACTGTCGCCTCCTGGAGGCCCAACCGGTACGACGCAGTGCTGCGTCTGGTCCTGTCCCACATGGAGGTGGAACACAAGCTGCCTCTGCGCAGGGTCTACGCCGGCATCCTGCCACTCTTCATAGACAG GGCAACTGCGCAGCCTCCAAGGCTGCATCTGTGTCCCTGGAGGTGTGATGGTCCTGAGGAGCAGAGCCGGATCGCCATCCTGGacgccctggagaagaccaTCACTGTAGCCTggtcaag GTGGCATGTGAGGGGACTGGCTGACGTGTCGTCAGAGGACACGTCTGCTGCTGTCGACAACCACGTAGCTGGAAAAG ATAATATGCCAGACATCAACACTGCTGGATGA
- the LOC124486629 gene encoding TELO2-interacting protein 2-like isoform X1, producing the protein MPCLWDLLPMLEKSPVLTVASWRPNRYDAVLRLVLSHMEVEHKLPLRRVYAGILPLFIDRATAQPPRLHLCPWRCDGPEEQSRIAILDALEKTITVAWSRWHVRGLADVSSEDTSAAVDNHVAGKVSVLCCLQIICQTSTLLDELLPPIPEGGARTTIRPCAGSEYVVLCIVLWFYIKFTKH; encoded by the exons aTGCCATGCCTGTGGGATTTGCTGCCGATGTTGGAAAAGTCCCCTGTGCTCACTGTCGCCTCCTGGAGGCCCAACCGGTACGACGCAGTGCTGCGTCTGGTCCTGTCCCACATGGAGGTGGAACACAAGCTGCCTCTGCGCAGGGTCTACGCCGGCATCCTGCCACTCTTCATAGACAG GGCAACTGCGCAGCCTCCAAGGCTGCATCTGTGTCCCTGGAGGTGTGATGGTCCTGAGGAGCAGAGCCGGATCGCCATCCTGGacgccctggagaagaccaTCACTGTAGCCTggtcaag GTGGCATGTGAGGGGACTGGCTGACGTGTCGTCAGAGGACACGTCTGCTGCTGTCGACAACCACGTAGCTGGAAAAG TATCTGTGCTTTGCTGCCTACAGATAATATGCCAGACATCAACACTGCTGGATGAGCTGCTACCTCCTATACCAGAAGGGGGGGCCAGAACTACAATCAGACCCTGTGCTGGATCTGAATATGTTGTACTGTGTATTGTGCTGTGGTTTTATATAAAGTTTACAAAACACTGA